The proteins below come from a single Ruegeria sp. THAF33 genomic window:
- the flbT gene encoding flagellar biosynthesis repressor FlbT has translation MSGLVLKLAPKERVLINGVVIENGDRRGRFSIMTPQANVLRLRDAIHPDEVNTPVRRVCYAAQLVLSGDIEPGQARQQLLRRVEELSQVFTDADSRRVLAEATDALVAEHYYKCLKSLRSLLPREERLMAYQQ, from the coding sequence ATGAGTGGTCTGGTCCTGAAGCTTGCCCCGAAAGAAAGGGTTCTGATCAACGGGGTCGTGATTGAGAACGGCGATCGCCGCGGCCGGTTTTCGATCATGACGCCACAGGCGAATGTTCTTCGACTGCGGGACGCGATTCATCCGGATGAGGTGAATACGCCGGTGCGCCGCGTCTGTTATGCCGCGCAGCTTGTATTGTCGGGGGACATCGAACCTGGCCAAGCACGTCAGCAATTGTTGCGCCGCGTGGAAGAGCTGAGCCAGGTTTTTACGGATGCAGATAGCCGCCGGGTCTTGGCCGAAGCCACGGATGCCCTGGTTGCAGAGCATTATTACAAGTGCCTCAAATCGCTTCGCTCGCTTCTGCCGCGCGAAGAGCGGCTGATGGCTTATCAGCAATGA
- the flaF gene encoding flagellar biosynthesis regulator FlaF: MTPQTLAHQTYAQTAAPTRTPRDTEYEAISRITRRLKAATAQKATDFSGFVKAVHENRRLWGVLANGVADSENALPNDLRARIFYLAEFTEQHSSRVLGDGATVEPLVEINTAVLRGLRQMRAT; this comes from the coding sequence GTGACACCGCAAACCCTAGCCCATCAAACCTATGCGCAAACCGCCGCGCCGACTCGGACGCCTCGAGACACGGAATACGAAGCGATTTCAAGGATCACACGGCGCTTGAAGGCGGCAACGGCACAAAAGGCAACGGATTTTTCGGGCTTTGTAAAGGCCGTGCACGAAAACCGGCGGCTGTGGGGGGTGCTCGCCAACGGCGTTGCCGATTCCGAGAATGCCCTGCCCAACGACCTGAGAGCCAGGATCTTCTACCTTGCCGAATTCACCGAACAACACAGCAGCCGCGTTCTGGGAGACGGCGCAACCGTTGAACCGTTGGTGGAAATCAACACGGCTGTATTGCGCGGATTGCGCCAGATGAGGGCAACTTGA
- a CDS encoding flagellin has translation MSSILTNNGAMVALQTLKSVNKNLAMTQNAISTGKDVATAKDNSAVWAISKVMESDVKGFNAIKDSLALGESTVAVARNAAETVTDLLTQMKGKIVAAQEDNVDRGKINDDVTALKDQIASVVSAAQFNGLNLVDGSAGSASILASLDRDNTGAVTSSSITVAGQNLSTGGYVTKQVFDGSTGASTGNDRVGATIDNGATAATALVTDESSGVFAAGDKVIVAINDQVVSYTVSAEDAAATTTGDLVAVGLKSKIEELGITGLTVDYDSGTAGTLSVTNGTGSDISFSAQFVNAGAGGLGALAGIDVSTGAGATAALAAVESLIDTSIDASAAFGSSQSRIETQKEFISNLSDSFKSGIGSLVDADMEETSARLQALQVQQQLATQSLSIANQAPQSILSLFR, from the coding sequence ATGTCCAGCATTCTGACAAACAATGGCGCGATGGTTGCGCTGCAAACTCTCAAGTCGGTCAACAAAAACCTGGCGATGACCCAGAACGCAATCTCGACCGGCAAGGACGTCGCGACGGCCAAGGACAACTCGGCAGTTTGGGCGATTTCCAAAGTGATGGAGTCGGACGTCAAAGGTTTCAACGCCATCAAGGACAGTCTTGCGCTTGGCGAATCGACCGTTGCCGTAGCACGGAACGCCGCGGAAACCGTCACTGATCTGCTGACCCAGATGAAAGGCAAGATTGTCGCGGCGCAGGAAGACAACGTTGACCGCGGCAAAATCAATGATGATGTGACTGCACTGAAAGATCAGATCGCGTCCGTTGTCAGTGCGGCGCAGTTCAATGGTCTGAACCTGGTTGACGGCTCTGCCGGTTCCGCTTCGATCCTTGCATCGCTGGATCGTGACAACACAGGTGCTGTGACCTCGTCGTCCATCACCGTCGCAGGGCAGAACCTGTCGACCGGTGGTTATGTCACCAAGCAAGTTTTTGACGGTTCGACCGGCGCATCGACAGGCAACGATCGCGTTGGCGCAACCATTGATAACGGCGCAACCGCCGCAACCGCTCTGGTCACCGACGAATCCAGCGGTGTTTTTGCCGCCGGGGACAAGGTCATCGTCGCGATCAACGATCAGGTCGTATCCTATACCGTGTCTGCCGAAGACGCTGCCGCGACAACAACCGGTGATCTGGTTGCCGTTGGGTTGAAATCGAAGATTGAAGAACTTGGGATTACCGGTCTGACGGTCGATTATGACTCGGGTACAGCCGGAACCTTGTCTGTCACCAACGGTACGGGCTCGGACATTTCGTTTTCGGCTCAATTCGTGAACGCCGGTGCAGGTGGTCTGGGCGCGCTGGCCGGCATTGATGTTTCGACCGGTGCGGGTGCGACCGCTGCCCTGGCCGCCGTTGAGTCGCTGATTGATACTTCGATCGACGCGTCTGCTGCTTTCGGTTCCTCTCAAAGCCGGATCGAAACTCAGAAAGAGTTCATCTCGAACCTGTCCGACTCGTTCAAGTCAGGCATCGGGTCGCTGGTCGACGCGGACATGGAAGAGACTTCGGCGCGGTTGCAGGCGCTTCAGGTTCAGCAACAGTTGGCGACACAGTCGCTTTCGATCGCCAATCAGGCACCGCAGTCGATTCTGTCGCTGTTCCGCTAA
- a CDS encoding flagellar biosynthesis protein FlgN has protein sequence MTSKADKALIKSLEEVLDLERAALVQGDLDRLSSMVPEKEKLIGAINDLQVLESEALIRVQQKAERNQALLNSAAEGIRAVASRMAELRRVRQEFSTYGADGQRSEFAVRSTAKLEKRA, from the coding sequence ATGACGTCTAAGGCCGATAAAGCGTTGATCAAGTCTTTGGAAGAAGTCCTGGATTTGGAACGTGCCGCACTTGTGCAGGGGGATCTGGACCGTTTGTCCAGCATGGTGCCTGAAAAAGAAAAGCTGATCGGGGCAATCAATGATCTTCAGGTGCTGGAAAGTGAGGCACTGATTCGCGTTCAACAGAAAGCCGAGCGCAATCAGGCGCTGCTGAACAGCGCGGCTGAAGGCATCCGGGCGGTCGCCAGCCGAATGGCTGAATTGCGGCGCGTTCGGCAGGAATTCAGCACCTATGGTGCAGACGGACAGCGAAGTGAATTCGCGGTGCGCAGCACGGCAAAGCTGGAAAAGCGGGCATAG
- a CDS encoding rod-binding protein, translated as MKVSTLPHVSQSQSPQTRLENAAIELEAAFLAEMLKSAGVGKTRQSFGGGAGEDQFSSMLVQHQAQQLARSGGVGLSEILFKSLMEKTDDV; from the coding sequence ATGAAGGTTTCCACCCTTCCTCACGTATCTCAATCACAGTCACCCCAGACCCGGCTGGAAAACGCCGCCATAGAGCTGGAGGCCGCGTTTCTGGCCGAAATGCTGAAATCTGCCGGGGTGGGAAAGACCCGTCAGTCCTTTGGCGGTGGCGCCGGTGAGGATCAGTTTTCTTCGATGCTTGTTCAACATCAGGCGCAGCAACTGGCCCGGTCCGGCGGCGTGGGCCTTTCCGAAATTCTGTTCAAGTCACTGATGGAGAAAACCGATGACGTCTAA
- a CDS encoding flagellar hook-length control protein FliK: protein MPNPLTLANATPTTPEKAVTSRKAPGQNTGSESFQDVLGQEVGATGHPEGENAAISAELKNVEAEPEPVPETTAEASATAHPTQISERTGEQKTPSAFLETPGLDEVTMMPVRVAEVNQAPSETPNQSPASVPIGLPTQSDTPSPIPALSQKVQGPTPQPVHVTAMTEIGQMFDQLAKPKGTVEQTGAVPLPLDPEKKPLPEVNILTPKPSAPDRAPSVAQLQLMATAVEAEPVAPVVEAEALPAAREEPLPLTSRESVPQLTAPSTAARAEIARAIAGQLSVAVQTRTGSGATEIALNPEELGRVSIVLNGREDGLQITIATERPETLDLMRRHLSVLTEEFQKLGYGDLSFDLGTSWGSGAHQKDANDADTQSPSHSEAAPHERIDHTTSHTQYLASGRGIDMRF from the coding sequence ATGCCCAACCCCCTAACGCTGGCGAACGCAACGCCGACCACACCCGAGAAAGCCGTCACATCTCGTAAGGCTCCGGGCCAAAACACCGGATCGGAGAGCTTTCAGGATGTCCTCGGGCAAGAGGTTGGTGCCACCGGCCACCCAGAAGGCGAAAACGCTGCCATCAGTGCCGAGCTGAAAAATGTCGAAGCAGAGCCCGAGCCTGTGCCGGAGACAACGGCCGAGGCATCTGCAACGGCCCATCCCACCCAGATTTCAGAACGCACCGGCGAACAGAAAACCCCTTCTGCATTCCTCGAAACCCCCGGCTTGGACGAGGTAACGATGATGCCGGTTCGGGTGGCGGAGGTAAATCAAGCACCCTCTGAAACGCCGAACCAATCACCGGCATCGGTACCAATAGGTTTGCCCACGCAAAGCGACACACCTTCCCCGATTCCGGCGCTCTCGCAGAAGGTGCAGGGTCCGACGCCCCAACCTGTGCACGTGACTGCCATGACCGAAATCGGCCAGATGTTTGATCAGCTTGCAAAGCCCAAAGGCACGGTCGAACAAACGGGGGCCGTCCCCCTCCCGCTGGACCCTGAAAAGAAGCCGTTGCCCGAAGTGAACATTCTGACGCCCAAACCGTCAGCGCCTGACCGGGCGCCCTCGGTGGCGCAGCTTCAGCTGATGGCAACTGCCGTCGAAGCCGAACCCGTGGCACCCGTAGTCGAGGCTGAGGCCCTGCCTGCCGCCAGAGAGGAACCTTTGCCGCTGACCTCGCGCGAGTCCGTGCCTCAACTCACGGCTCCGTCCACTGCCGCCCGAGCGGAAATCGCCCGGGCGATTGCTGGTCAGCTGTCGGTAGCCGTCCAGACCCGCACCGGATCAGGAGCAACGGAAATAGCGTTGAATCCGGAAGAGCTTGGACGTGTGTCGATTGTTCTGAACGGCCGGGAGGACGGCCTGCAAATCACCATTGCGACCGAGCGCCCGGAAACCCTCGATTTAATGCGGCGTCATTTATCCGTTCTGACAGAAGAGTTTCAGAAGCTGGGTTATGGGGATCTGAGCTTTGATCTGGGAACCTCTTGGGGTTCTGGCGCACATCAAAAGGATGCAAACGACGCTGACACACAATCCCCTTCACATTCAGAAGCTGCGCCGCATGAACGGATCGATCACACAACTTCCCACACACAGTATCTGGCCTCGGGCCGGGGCATCGACATGAGGTTTTGA
- a CDS encoding flagellar hook capping FlgD N-terminal domain-containing protein, whose translation MITPVNTTQPVADQQKAGASQNSAITSDFETFLLMLTAQAKNQDPLEPMDSTEYASQLAQFSMVEQQVQTNDLLSNLATALGGTKLNELASWVGMDVRSTSAFHFDGQPVTLFAQADPDADATKLVIRDSDGTVIDNVTVPTTTEEFVWAGVDSSGNPLASGNYTATLESYKGDKLLSEKPVAAYNRVVEAQVGDDAVLLTLQGGQVIPATQVTAVRTGA comes from the coding sequence ATGATTACGCCTGTCAACACCACGCAGCCCGTTGCGGATCAACAAAAGGCCGGGGCATCTCAGAATTCCGCGATTACGTCGGACTTTGAGACATTCTTGCTGATGCTAACGGCGCAGGCAAAGAATCAGGATCCGTTGGAGCCGATGGATTCGACCGAATATGCGTCTCAGCTGGCGCAGTTCTCGATGGTCGAGCAACAAGTCCAGACCAATGACCTCTTGTCCAACCTGGCCACCGCATTGGGCGGCACGAAACTGAACGAGCTTGCAAGCTGGGTGGGCATGGACGTCCGCTCGACGTCAGCCTTTCACTTTGACGGCCAGCCCGTGACATTGTTCGCCCAGGCCGACCCTGATGCGGACGCGACGAAATTGGTTATCCGCGACAGTGATGGCACGGTAATCGATAATGTCACCGTGCCCACGACAACCGAGGAGTTTGTTTGGGCCGGAGTGGATTCTTCAGGCAATCCATTGGCATCAGGCAACTACACCGCAACCCTGGAAAGCTACAAGGGCGACAAGTTGCTCTCTGAAAAACCTGTCGCCGCCTACAATCGCGTCGTCGAAGCACAGGTTGGCGACGACGCTGTTTTGCTGACCTTGCAGGGCGGTCAGGTGATTCCCGCAACTCAGGTCACCGCAGTCCGAACAGGTGCTTGA
- a CDS encoding phosphotransferase, with amino-acid sequence MEPLPDLPAPPRDLVDHLHAQRLVNAHPRFATLYGGRTNKVWKVKGRDSDKVLKLYSTALRNPLFRNDAELEALCLKALGTTGFVPRLRATGQYKEARWVFYDHAPGAPWRQDSAQVGALLRKLHTLPIAVQAPAGCNGSADLRAHGKRILQGCTSNGRDKLADLQPSNSVAPTQQTCLIHGDPVAGNILVATGGLTLIDWQCPALGDPCEDLALFLSPAMQQLYRGSPLSKKEEDQFLSAYGRPEIVARYEQLRPWYAWRMATYCLWRAENGAPDYATGLNLETAIL; translated from the coding sequence ATGGAACCTCTGCCCGACCTGCCTGCCCCCCCTCGTGATCTGGTTGACCATCTTCACGCGCAAAGATTGGTCAACGCGCATCCTCGGTTCGCGACCTTGTATGGCGGGCGCACCAACAAGGTGTGGAAGGTCAAGGGCCGCGACAGTGACAAAGTCCTGAAACTCTACAGCACGGCATTACGCAATCCTTTGTTTCGCAATGATGCAGAGTTGGAGGCCCTATGCCTGAAGGCGCTTGGCACCACGGGCTTCGTGCCAAGGCTGCGGGCCACAGGGCAATACAAAGAAGCCCGTTGGGTGTTTTACGACCACGCCCCCGGAGCCCCCTGGCGGCAGGATTCAGCACAGGTTGGCGCCTTGCTGCGCAAGCTTCATACCCTGCCCATTGCCGTCCAGGCGCCAGCCGGATGCAATGGCAGCGCAGACTTGCGCGCTCATGGAAAAAGAATTCTGCAAGGCTGTACGTCAAACGGGCGCGACAAACTCGCTGATTTGCAACCATCAAATTCGGTCGCACCCACGCAACAGACGTGCCTGATCCATGGCGACCCCGTGGCAGGCAATATCCTGGTGGCGACCGGTGGTCTGACCTTGATCGACTGGCAATGCCCGGCCCTGGGCGATCCCTGCGAAGACCTTGCGCTGTTTTTGTCGCCTGCAATGCAGCAGCTTTACCGAGGCTCACCGCTGTCGAAGAAAGAGGAAGACCAGTTTCTTTCGGCCTACGGCAGGCCCGAAATCGTCGCGCGCTATGAACAACTCAGGCCATGGTATGCGTGGCGCATGGCGACGTATTGCCTCTGGCGCGCTGAAAATGGTGCGCCCGATTACGCGACAGGGTTGAACTTGGAAACCGCAATTCTGTAA
- a CDS encoding FAD-binding oxidoreductase: MKRVFPDYAYGSEPRDGCWWDETVASPDWPEFQGHMHVDVAVIGGGFTGVSAALHLAENASVAVFEAGAPGWGASGRNGGFCCLGGSKLGHASMQRRFGRDAALDYAAAEQESVRLVADLLARHQIDADTHSSGETQLAHSRRAMDMLRRNADEAGTLHEARDLPAKGMGGAFHGGYTSPVGFGLNPRKYLFGIARAAEAMGAYLFRNSPVLSVEKTASGFVLQTQSGTVKAQAVLVCTNGYSSEDIPAWMSGRYMPAQSTVMVTRPLGRTEQMAQGWTSDQMCYDTRNLLHYFRLMPDGRFLFGMRGGLWSSAEAEAAIRRKVQQDFKHMFPAWSTVEVTHIWSGLVCLSRALTPFVGPVPDQPGMFAGFAYHGNGVAMGTYCGRALARLVLGQDARLPVVMMQTPGRFPLGRWRRVLMPPAYAMLALADLR, translated from the coding sequence ATGAAGCGGGTTTTTCCAGACTACGCCTATGGCAGCGAACCTCGCGACGGCTGTTGGTGGGACGAAACTGTTGCCAGCCCGGATTGGCCAGAGTTCCAAGGCCACATGCATGTGGATGTGGCCGTCATTGGCGGCGGATTTACAGGCGTTTCGGCTGCCCTGCATTTGGCTGAAAATGCTTCGGTTGCGGTGTTCGAAGCCGGCGCACCGGGGTGGGGTGCCTCGGGCCGCAATGGCGGGTTTTGCTGTCTAGGCGGGTCAAAACTTGGCCACGCATCCATGCAGCGCCGATTTGGCCGCGACGCCGCTTTGGACTATGCGGCAGCGGAACAGGAATCGGTCCGACTGGTCGCCGATCTGCTGGCACGACATCAGATCGATGCGGATACGCACTCCAGCGGGGAAACCCAGCTGGCGCATTCCAGGCGGGCGATGGACATGCTGCGCCGCAATGCCGACGAGGCGGGAACCCTGCACGAAGCCAGAGACCTGCCCGCGAAGGGCATGGGTGGCGCGTTTCATGGTGGATACACATCGCCGGTTGGTTTCGGGTTGAACCCTCGCAAATACCTGTTTGGGATTGCCCGAGCCGCCGAAGCAATGGGCGCGTATCTGTTCCGGAATTCCCCGGTTCTGAGCGTTGAAAAAACGGCGTCCGGCTTTGTGTTGCAAACACAGAGCGGGACAGTCAAAGCGCAGGCGGTTTTGGTGTGTACCAACGGCTATTCCAGCGAGGATATCCCGGCCTGGATGTCCGGACGATACATGCCTGCTCAGTCGACCGTCATGGTAACGCGACCCCTTGGTCGAACCGAACAGATGGCACAGGGATGGACATCTGATCAGATGTGCTATGATACGCGCAATCTGTTGCACTATTTCCGCCTGATGCCGGACGGGCGCTTTCTGTTTGGTATGCGGGGCGGCCTGTGGTCATCGGCCGAGGCTGAAGCAGCCATTCGGCGAAAGGTTCAGCAGGATTTCAAACATATGTTTCCTGCTTGGTCGACGGTCGAGGTCACTCATATCTGGTCCGGTTTGGTGTGCCTGTCGCGGGCCCTGACACCTTTTGTCGGCCCCGTTCCGGATCAACCGGGGATGTTTGCCGGTTTTGCATATCACGGCAATGGCGTCGCCATGGGCACGTATTGCGGTCGAGCATTGGCGCGGTTGGTTCTGGGGCAGGACGCCAGGCTGCCGGTCGTGATGATGCAAACACCGGGTCGGTTTCCTTTGGGTCGCTGGCGCCGTGTGCTCATGCCGCCAGCCTACGCCATGCTGGCGCTGGCCGACCTGCGATGA
- a CDS encoding ABC transporter permease yields the protein MNRLSWFNTVSLTLGFAFLYIPMIILIVFSFNESKLVTVWAGFSTKWYGELLRNEAFLDAAWVTIRVAVFSSTLATILGTAAAYVLVRSGRFFGRTLFSGMIYAPLVMPEVITGLSLLLLFIGIGLDRGILTIVLAHTTFSMCFVSVVVSSRLITFDRSLEEAALDLGCSPAQAFRLVTLPIIAPAVISGWLLAFTLSLDDLVIASFTSGPSATTLPIKIFSAVRLGVSPEINALSTIMIAVVTVGVITASLVTKRAMVRQQQDEMAAARTE from the coding sequence ATGAACAGATTGAGCTGGTTCAACACGGTTTCGCTGACGCTGGGTTTTGCGTTTCTGTACATCCCGATGATCATCCTGATCGTCTTCAGCTTCAACGAAAGCAAGCTGGTCACGGTCTGGGCCGGGTTTTCGACGAAATGGTACGGAGAGCTGCTTCGGAACGAAGCGTTCCTTGATGCTGCCTGGGTCACGATCCGGGTCGCGGTCTTTTCGTCGACGCTGGCGACTATTCTGGGAACGGCCGCCGCTTATGTGCTGGTCCGCAGCGGGCGTTTCTTTGGTCGGACACTGTTTTCCGGCATGATCTATGCACCGCTGGTCATGCCCGAAGTGATCACCGGCCTGTCGCTGCTTTTGCTGTTTATCGGCATCGGCCTGGATCGGGGTATTCTGACAATCGTTCTGGCGCATACGACCTTTTCGATGTGTTTCGTTTCCGTTGTCGTATCCTCGCGCCTCATCACCTTTGACCGCTCGCTGGAAGAGGCTGCGCTGGACCTTGGGTGTTCGCCCGCGCAAGCCTTCCGTCTTGTCACCCTGCCGATCATCGCACCTGCTGTAATCTCGGGCTGGTTGCTGGCCTTCACCTTGTCACTTGATGATCTGGTGATTGCATCCTTCACTTCGGGGCCGTCAGCGACGACATTGCCGATCAAGATATTCTCGGCCGTGCGCCTTGGCGTCAGCCCGGAAATCAACGCGTTGTCGACGATCATGATCGCTGTGGTGACGGTCGGGGTAATCACGGCCTCGCTTGTGACCAAACGCGCGATGGTACGTCAGCAGCAGGACGAAATGGCCGCAGCGCGCACCGAATGA
- a CDS encoding ABC transporter permease subunit, giving the protein MRRAVLIAIPYVWLLALFLVPFFIVLKISLSDTALAIPPYTPTLDLSAGWAGIKEFFSQLDLENYVWLTEDDLYWKAYLSSVKIALISTFLTLLVGYPIAYGMARAPQEWRPTLMMLVILPFWTSFLIRVYAWMGILSNEGYLNQILLWTGIISTPLTILNTSTAVYIGIVYTYLPFMILPIYSALERLDGSLIEAAEDLGCSRLQAFWLVTIPLSKPGIIAGCFLVMIPVIGEFVIPSLLGGSGTLMIGKVLWEEFFSNRDWPVASAVAIVLLLILVIPIVLFQRNQQKQAEAEG; this is encoded by the coding sequence ATGCGCCGCGCCGTTCTGATCGCCATTCCTTACGTCTGGCTGTTGGCCCTGTTTCTGGTGCCGTTCTTCATCGTTCTGAAGATTTCGCTTTCGGATACCGCGCTTGCCATCCCGCCCTATACCCCGACTTTGGACCTGTCAGCCGGTTGGGCGGGGATAAAGGAGTTTTTCAGCCAGCTTGATCTGGAGAATTATGTCTGGCTGACCGAGGACGACCTGTATTGGAAAGCCTACCTGTCCAGCGTCAAGATCGCTTTGATTTCGACATTCCTGACACTGCTGGTAGGTTATCCCATTGCCTACGGCATGGCCCGCGCGCCTCAGGAATGGCGACCGACACTGATGATGCTGGTCATCCTGCCCTTCTGGACCTCGTTCCTGATCCGGGTTTACGCTTGGATGGGCATTCTGTCGAACGAAGGGTATCTCAACCAGATCTTACTGTGGACCGGCATCATCTCGACCCCGCTGACGATCCTGAACACGTCAACTGCCGTCTATATCGGCATCGTCTACACCTATCTGCCTTTCATGATCCTGCCGATCTATTCTGCGTTGGAACGGTTGGACGGATCATTGATCGAAGCGGCCGAGGATCTGGGGTGTTCGCGTTTGCAGGCCTTCTGGCTGGTGACCATCCCGCTGTCCAAACCCGGCATCATTGCAGGGTGTTTCCTGGTGATGATCCCCGTGATCGGTGAATTCGTGATCCCATCCCTTCTGGGTGGTTCCGGTACGCTGATGATCGGCAAGGTTCTGTGGGAAGAGTTCTTTTCGAACCGTGACTGGCCGGTGGCAAGTGCGGTGGCCATCGTGCTGCTGCTGATCCTCGTCATTCCCATCGTGCTGTTCCAGCGCAACCAGCAGAAACAGGCGGAGGCCGAGGGATGA
- a CDS encoding ABC transporter ATP-binding protein has translation MSSDVFAPWNDPQAKPLIQFQNVTKRFGEFTAIDNLSLDIFEREFFALLGPSGCGKTTMMRMLAGFETPTEGHILLGGQDIDPIPPNKRAVNMMFQSYALFPHLSVWENIAFGLRRDNMPKHDLEDRVEEMLRLTRLEQFARRKPHQISGGQRQRVALARSLAKAPKLLLLDEPLGALDKKLRQDTQFELMDIQEKTGTTFVIVTHDQEEAMTVATRVAVMDQGQLKQVATPDRIYENPESVYVADFIGDVNIIEGRATPSGEDAYQIAWAEGQAPFSASSPAVFSDGQSCHLAIRPEKVTISAERPVDAVNAVQGKVHDIAYLGNLSTYHVELANGTIIKAQTANTRRISRRSFTWEDPVWLSWTATAAVLLAN, from the coding sequence TTGAGTTCTGACGTTTTTGCGCCGTGGAATGACCCACAGGCGAAACCCTTGATCCAGTTCCAGAACGTGACCAAGCGCTTTGGCGAGTTCACGGCGATCGACAACCTGTCTCTGGATATTTTCGAACGTGAGTTTTTTGCCCTGCTCGGCCCTTCAGGGTGCGGCAAAACAACGATGATGCGGATGCTGGCCGGGTTCGAGACCCCGACCGAAGGCCATATCCTGCTGGGCGGGCAGGATATCGACCCCATCCCGCCGAACAAGCGGGCCGTGAACATGATGTTCCAGTCCTATGCCCTGTTCCCGCATCTGAGTGTCTGGGAAAACATCGCTTTCGGTCTGCGCCGAGACAACATGCCCAAGCACGATCTGGAAGACCGGGTCGAAGAGATGCTGCGCCTGACCCGGCTGGAACAGTTCGCCCGTCGCAAACCGCATCAGATCTCGGGCGGTCAGAGGCAGCGCGTCGCGCTGGCGCGCTCGTTGGCCAAAGCGCCCAAGCTTCTGCTGCTGGATGAACCGCTGGGGGCGTTGGACAAGAAGCTGCGTCAGGATACCCAGTTCGAATTGATGGATATCCAGGAAAAGACCGGCACCACCTTTGTCATCGTCACCCATGATCAGGAAGAGGCGATGACAGTTGCCACCCGCGTCGCGGTGATGGATCAGGGCCAGTTAAAGCAAGTGGCCACCCCGGATCGGATCTATGAAAACCCTGAATCTGTTTATGTCGCTGACTTTATCGGAGATGTGAACATCATCGAAGGCCGCGCGACTCCATCCGGAGAGGACGCCTATCAGATCGCATGGGCCGAAGGTCAGGCCCCGTTTTCGGCGTCTTCGCCTGCTGTTTTCTCAGACGGTCAGTCCTGCCATCTGGCGATCCGCCCCGAGAAAGTGACAATCTCTGCCGAACGGCCCGTCGATGCGGTCAACGCCGTGCAGGGCAAGGTTCACGACATTGCCTATCTGGGCAATCTGTCCACCTATCACGTTGAATTGGCAAACGGCACAATCATCAAGGCGCAGACGGCCAACACCCGCCGCATCTCGCGCCGATCTTTCACCTGGGAAGACCCGGTCTGGCTGTCCTGGACAGCCACGGCTGCGGTTCTGCTGGCCAACTGA